In a genomic window of Mucilaginibacter sp. KACC 22063:
- a CDS encoding VF530 family protein produces the protein MVQQQANNPLHGKTLETILNELVAYYGWPELGSRIRINCFNDNPSIKSSLKFLRKTDWARKKVEDLYVSTSFDI, from the coding sequence ATGGTGCAACAGCAAGCCAACAACCCGCTTCATGGCAAAACCCTGGAAACTATATTAAACGAACTGGTAGCCTATTATGGCTGGCCTGAACTGGGGTCTCGCATTCGCATCAATTGTTTTAATGACAACCCAAGCATTAAATCAAGCCTGAAGTTTCTTCGCAAAACAGACTGGGCAAGAAAAAAGGTGGAAGACCTTTACGTTTCCACCTCATTCGATATTTAA
- a CDS encoding sensor histidine kinase has protein sequence MMRKILLHAIFWLVFFLMWNRLLYFYIDNEWNKLYFSALDTGLIMVAFYGVYAYLVPSYFRHKHWVKLLLMSCLFILVLTVISVWLMNLMLHHMIVPIHFNFTWTYKDMQYNRLLMAVVGVLAGIFVKLAIDRFELRRNLTALEKAHTEAELAYLKAQLNPHFLFNSLNSLYSQLELGTGDPKGTLSSIADMLRYQLYDSGKQFVPLEKDLTYLEDYIELQRLRLDNCNVRYIKQGITDGLSIAPLLLITFVENAFKHVSDDLADNFIEITITINNDQLHFKCINTFQSNDHGNGIGLDNVRKRLSLLYSDRQKLNINTENHIYQVNLHICLKY, from the coding sequence ATGATGCGAAAAATATTGCTGCATGCAATCTTCTGGTTAGTGTTTTTCCTGATGTGGAACAGGTTGCTTTATTTCTACATAGACAATGAATGGAACAAACTTTATTTTTCTGCATTAGATACCGGGCTGATCATGGTGGCTTTTTATGGCGTATATGCCTATCTGGTGCCTTCATATTTCAGACACAAGCATTGGGTTAAGTTATTATTAATGTCGTGTTTGTTTATTCTGGTACTTACCGTTATTTCTGTGTGGTTAATGAATCTGATGTTACATCATATGATAGTTCCCATTCATTTCAATTTTACCTGGACTTATAAAGATATGCAGTACAATCGTCTGTTAATGGCTGTTGTTGGTGTACTTGCGGGTATCTTTGTGAAATTGGCTATTGATCGGTTTGAGCTACGCCGCAACTTAACCGCTTTGGAAAAGGCGCATACCGAGGCTGAACTTGCTTATCTGAAAGCACAACTTAATCCGCATTTTCTTTTTAATTCACTCAATAGCTTATATAGCCAGCTGGAACTTGGTACGGGTGATCCTAAAGGCACTTTGTCTTCAATTGCTGATATGTTACGTTACCAGCTTTATGATTCAGGTAAGCAATTTGTTCCGTTAGAGAAAGACTTAACTTATCTTGAAGATTACATCGAACTGCAAAGGCTGAGACTTGATAATTGCAACGTAAGATATATTAAGCAAGGTATTACTGATGGTTTGTCAATCGCACCTCTATTGCTCATTACCTTTGTCGAAAACGCATTTAAACATGTATCGGATGACCTTGCGGATAATTTTATTGAAATAACTATTACCATCAATAATGATCAATTGCATTTTAAATGCATAAACACTTTTCAAAGTAATGACCATGGTAATGGTATTGGCCTTGACAATGTGCGAAAACGCTTGTCATTGTTATATAGTGACCGTCAGAAGTTAAACATCAATACAGAAAATCATATTTACCAGGTAAACCTTCATATATGCTTAAAGTACTGA
- a CDS encoding RagB/SusD family nutrient uptake outer membrane protein — MKTKIFISLSVVGLMSLSACKKSYLEKNLTGSLETQLLDTKDGVNGLLVGAYAALDGQQGGDAAIGGGGAWEASPDNWIYGGVAGGDASKGSVAGDQTPIEPIMKFTSDASNGFFNSKWKADYEGISRTNNILKAVAKVSSFTDAERKNIIGQARFLRAHYYFDLKKMFNKVPYIDETTTNFNQPNNTDIWPKIEQDFMYAYENLPTTQSSVGQVNKWAAAAYLAKTYLYEHKYTDAKPLFDAVISQGVTSGGLKYQLNKNFDDNFRPETKNSSESVFAVQMAANVDPNGPSNANNGDMLNFPYGNSSPFSCCGFYQPSVDLVNHYRTNPATGLPYLDNYNTYAIKNDINVASSDDFDPDEGTIDPRLDWTVGRRGIPYLDWGIHPGADWIRDQDYGGPYSPIKNVYWQATQNTYGDNHSWAPGSANNYDVIRFADVLLMAAEVEAQTGNVGQAEMYVNMVRNRAANPDGWVHTYKDENKPTAGFTDEPAANYLISPYPTGTFAAGGKDFALKAIYYERKLELAMEGHRFFDLVRWGTAEQELNAYFQYQSTITNDVKGGHYVKGKNDYYPIPQRQIDLSAVSGAAVLKQNPGYN; from the coding sequence ATGAAAACAAAAATATTTATTTCGCTAAGTGTAGTTGGTTTAATGTCACTTAGTGCCTGTAAGAAATCATATCTGGAAAAAAACCTTACCGGATCGCTCGAAACACAATTATTAGACACCAAAGATGGTGTAAACGGCTTACTTGTGGGTGCCTACGCTGCACTCGACGGGCAACAGGGCGGCGACGCTGCCATTGGCGGCGGCGGCGCATGGGAAGCCTCGCCGGATAACTGGATTTATGGTGGTGTTGCGGGCGGCGATGCCTCAAAAGGAAGCGTAGCGGGAGACCAAACGCCGATTGAACCTATTATGAAATTTACCAGTGATGCCAGCAATGGCTTTTTCAACAGTAAATGGAAAGCTGATTATGAAGGTATATCACGTACTAATAATATTTTAAAGGCCGTAGCCAAGGTGAGCAGTTTCACTGATGCTGAAAGGAAAAACATCATTGGCCAGGCACGTTTCTTAAGGGCGCATTATTATTTCGATTTGAAGAAGATGTTTAATAAGGTGCCTTATATCGACGAAACAACAACAAACTTCAATCAGCCTAATAACACAGATATATGGCCTAAGATAGAACAGGATTTTATGTACGCCTATGAAAATTTACCTACAACACAATCCAGTGTTGGCCAGGTAAACAAGTGGGCAGCAGCAGCATATCTTGCCAAAACTTATTTGTATGAGCATAAGTATACCGATGCAAAGCCTTTGTTTGATGCAGTTATCAGCCAGGGAGTGACATCGGGCGGATTAAAATACCAGCTAAACAAAAACTTTGACGACAACTTCAGGCCCGAAACTAAAAACAGTTCAGAGTCTGTATTTGCCGTTCAAATGGCTGCCAATGTTGACCCCAACGGGCCTTCAAACGCCAACAACGGGGATATGCTTAACTTCCCTTACGGCAATAGCAGCCCTTTTAGCTGCTGCGGTTTTTATCAGCCTTCTGTTGATCTGGTTAACCATTACAGAACCAACCCAGCAACCGGGCTTCCGTATCTCGATAATTATAACACCTATGCAATAAAGAACGACATTAATGTTGCATCAAGTGATGATTTTGATCCGGATGAAGGCACGATTGACCCGCGCCTTGACTGGACAGTTGGCCGCAGGGGTATTCCTTACCTTGACTGGGGCATTCACCCGGGTGCCGACTGGATCCGCGACCAGGATTATGGCGGACCATATTCGCCGATCAAGAACGTTTACTGGCAAGCTACACAAAACACTTATGGCGATAACCACTCCTGGGCACCGGGGTCAGCCAATAATTACGATGTGATCCGTTTTGCAGACGTTTTATTAATGGCTGCAGAGGTTGAAGCACAAACAGGTAATGTTGGCCAGGCAGAAATGTATGTAAACATGGTACGCAACCGTGCCGCCAACCCGGACGGATGGGTACATACCTATAAAGATGAAAATAAACCTACTGCCGGATTTACAGATGAACCTGCAGCCAATTATCTGATCAGCCCTTACCCTACCGGCACATTTGCAGCTGGCGGAAAAGATTTTGCATTAAAAGCCATTTATTACGAGCGTAAACTGGAACTGGCTATGGAAGGGCACCGCTTTTTCGATCTTGTAAGATGGGGAACTGCCGAGCAGGAACTTAATGCTTACTTCCAATATCAAAGCACCATTACCAATGATGTAAAAGGTGGACATTACGTAAAAGGCAAAAACGACTACTACCCTATCCCGCAAAGGCAAATTGACTTAAGTGCAGTTAGCGGAGCAGCAGTATTAAAACAAAATCCCGGCTATAATTAA
- a CDS encoding TlpA disulfide reductase family protein, which produces MKKITTILCAGLFAPLLCAAQQGYVIHGKIGNLNKPAKAYLSYKIGDNRLVDSTYIVNGNFEFKGKVNSVREAGIRVKHDDAPESPTVRPVWDLFPFYIENKDITIVATDSIKNAKITGSPLNDENAKLTAYLKPIYDKFTALNKEYESKNPTEQSNSEYIQSLEKRAKDVEDETVKAKQDYALAHPNSYLAIVALNSTMKDGFDAAGTEKIYNKLSPEVRNTELGQSSLKRILEVKKTQEGELAPDFTQNDVNGKPVKLSDFRGHYVLVDFWASWCAPCRRENPNLVKAYAMYKDKGFRVLGVSLDKPEAKDKWLKAIKDDGLTWTQVSDLKGWTNSAAVLYDVKAIPMNFLVDPQGRIVAKYLRGEDLDNKLREIYKN; this is translated from the coding sequence ATGAAAAAGATCACAACAATTTTATGTGCAGGCTTATTTGCACCTCTGTTATGCGCGGCGCAGCAGGGATATGTTATTCATGGTAAAATAGGCAACCTTAATAAACCGGCTAAAGCTTATTTGTCATATAAAATTGGCGATAACCGGCTTGTAGACTCTACATACATTGTTAACGGTAATTTCGAGTTCAAGGGAAAAGTAAACAGTGTGAGAGAAGCTGGTATCAGGGTAAAGCATGATGATGCACCAGAAAGCCCTACAGTAAGGCCAGTATGGGATCTGTTTCCTTTTTATATTGAAAACAAAGACATCACCATCGTAGCTACCGATTCTATTAAAAATGCCAAAATCACCGGTTCTCCATTAAATGATGAGAATGCAAAGCTTACAGCTTACCTGAAACCTATATACGATAAGTTTACAGCCTTAAACAAAGAGTACGAAAGCAAAAATCCTACGGAACAATCTAACAGTGAATATATTCAATCCTTAGAAAAAAGGGCTAAGGATGTTGAAGATGAAACGGTTAAGGCAAAGCAGGACTATGCGCTTGCTCACCCCAATTCATACCTGGCTATTGTTGCACTTAATTCAACCATGAAGGATGGTTTTGATGCGGCAGGCACTGAAAAAATATACAATAAGCTTAGCCCCGAAGTTAGAAACACGGAGCTTGGACAATCATCTTTAAAACGAATACTTGAAGTAAAGAAAACACAGGAAGGCGAGCTTGCTCCTGATTTTACACAGAATGATGTGAATGGTAAACCGGTTAAGCTTTCTGATTTCAGAGGGCACTACGTACTGGTGGATTTTTGGGCATCATGGTGCGCACCTTGCCGCCGCGAAAACCCTAATCTGGTTAAAGCTTATGCCATGTATAAAGATAAAGGTTTCCGTGTGTTAGGTGTTTCGCTTGATAAACCTGAAGCTAAAGATAAATGGTTGAAAGCCATTAAAGACGATGGTTTAACCTGGACCCAGGTGTCTGACTTAAAAGGCTGGACCAACTCTGCTGCCGTTCTTTACGACGTAAAAGCAATACCAATGAACTTTTTGGTTGATCCGCAAGGACGTATCGTTGCTAAGTACCTGCGCGGCGAAGACTTGGACAATAAGTTAAGAGAAATTTATAAAAACTGA
- a CDS encoding SDR family oxidoreductase, with product MKTALVTGANKGIGFEVVKQLAQNGFFVYLGCRNIENGRVAIKKLKAEGFNNVEDIELDVTSQQSVNTAAQTIANKSEVLDVLVNNAGISGVLPQSALGTPVDEYQTVFETNFFGVIRVTQAFIGLLKKSTEPRIVNVTTAMASLTLAGDPSGGTYHNKLAIYQSSKTALNMYTVNLAYELRDTAFKVNMVCPGYTKTDFTNQQGTSTAQEAGARIAKYALIGHDGPTGKFISEEYFPEPASCPW from the coding sequence ATGAAAACAGCATTAGTAACCGGTGCAAATAAAGGCATCGGGTTTGAGGTTGTAAAGCAACTTGCCCAAAACGGATTTTTTGTTTATCTGGGTTGTCGAAACATAGAGAATGGCCGCGTTGCAATTAAAAAGCTAAAGGCAGAAGGCTTTAATAATGTTGAAGATATTGAATTAGATGTTACCAGCCAACAATCGGTAAACACTGCTGCGCAAACCATCGCAAATAAAAGCGAAGTTTTGGATGTATTAGTCAACAATGCAGGCATATCCGGTGTACTGCCGCAATCGGCATTGGGTACACCAGTCGATGAATATCAAACCGTTTTTGAAACCAATTTTTTCGGAGTAATCAGGGTTACACAAGCATTTATCGGTTTGCTCAAAAAATCCACCGAACCACGTATCGTAAATGTAACCACAGCAATGGCTTCGCTAACATTGGCGGGTGACCCATCGGGTGGCACCTACCACAATAAGCTCGCTATCTACCAGTCCAGCAAAACAGCGCTGAATATGTATACGGTTAATTTAGCTTATGAATTGCGTGATACAGCTTTTAAAGTGAATATGGTTTGTCCGGGTTATACCAAAACGGATTTTACCAATCAGCAGGGGACAAGTACTGCCCAGGAAGCAGGTGCACGTATTGCCAAATATGCACTTATAGGGCATGATGGGCCAACCGGTAAATTTATCAGTGAAGAGTATTTTCCTGAGCCTGCAAGCTGCCCTTGGTAG
- a CDS encoding Crp/Fnr family transcriptional regulator produces the protein MEQLIAYILQYGNLNNQETELIVSKATEISLKKDELFSEAGKVPHQVGFILEGVMRGYYYDHTGEEITRCFISENNLVVDYLNFESAVASTEYLQACTNCRLMVFSKKNWDSLSELVEGWDNIRNKMVQVCMYQKSRKAPVISKDGTTRYLEFIENYPSLINRVPLGYIASYIGVTQQSLSRIRKNIH, from the coding sequence ATGGAGCAATTAATAGCATATATTTTACAATATGGCAACTTGAATAATCAGGAAACAGAACTGATTGTAAGCAAGGCGACAGAGATATCACTTAAAAAAGATGAGCTTTTTTCTGAAGCGGGAAAAGTACCTCATCAGGTTGGGTTCATTTTGGAAGGAGTAATGCGTGGATATTATTATGATCATACTGGTGAGGAAATAACACGCTGTTTTATCAGTGAGAATAACCTGGTAGTTGATTATTTAAACTTTGAGTCAGCTGTTGCATCTACCGAGTATTTACAGGCTTGCACAAACTGCAGGCTCATGGTATTCTCAAAAAAGAATTGGGATTCGCTTTCTGAACTTGTAGAAGGGTGGGACAATATTAGAAATAAAATGGTACAGGTCTGCATGTATCAAAAATCGAGAAAAGCGCCTGTTATTTCAAAAGACGGAACAACCCGTTACCTTGAGTTTATAGAAAATTATCCCTCACTTATCAATCGTGTTCCGCTTGGCTATATTGCCTCTTACATTGGCGTTACGCAGCAATCATTAAGTAGGATCAGAAAAAATATCCATTGA
- a CDS encoding S41 family peptidase, whose translation MFKKIIIALVLSAPLVANAQVSQQDKLKAAINAIKKNYIDSLSDQILVDAAIKGIFAELDPHSKYFSKAEAKAMTSAMRGSFVGVGIEYMMQNDTVYLTQVLPDGPAEKAGLMAGDRLLKINNEKVAGAKKSYMDILNAIRGENKTVVKLEVYRPVAKKDLDFSITRGSVVDRSVTAAYMLDDKKTGYIAIRIFSQSTRNEIENALKKLKQEGMQQLILDLQGNGGGYVQAALGVADEFLKRDQLVYYVMTQDKGKDYYYASQSGTSWSGKLAVLIDQNTASASEILAGSLQDWDRGVIVGRRSFGKGLTQQPIALPDSSVLELTSGRLYTPAGRSVQKPYKGVNYQADISNRYTTGELFKETSQPKPDSLKFKTLVNKRTIYAGGGITPDKFVPLDTLQEASWLKSLASEGFVNEASWKIADTQRQQIKNTYPDIQSFAAGYKVPKYIINGIVKAAEQKGLKPSKEYKKRLIDLLALEIKGQVANQVYVGRENYLRIINTENTSIKEAQKILDNTQLYNAYLQGKTLASTGN comes from the coding sequence ATTAATGCGATCAAGAAAAATTATATAGACTCATTGAGTGATCAAATACTGGTAGATGCAGCTATAAAAGGAATTTTTGCTGAGCTTGATCCGCATTCTAAATATTTCAGTAAAGCAGAAGCCAAAGCAATGACCAGTGCCATGCGCGGCAGTTTTGTAGGTGTTGGCATTGAATACATGATGCAGAACGACACGGTGTATCTTACACAGGTTTTACCTGACGGACCGGCTGAAAAAGCGGGCTTAATGGCTGGTGACCGTTTGTTAAAGATCAATAATGAGAAGGTGGCAGGTGCAAAGAAATCTTACATGGATATTCTGAATGCCATAAGAGGTGAAAATAAAACGGTTGTAAAGCTGGAGGTTTATCGCCCTGTTGCCAAAAAGGATCTTGATTTCAGTATTACCCGCGGTTCGGTAGTGGATCGTTCTGTTACAGCTGCTTATATGCTCGATGATAAAAAGACCGGTTATATCGCTATCCGCATATTTAGTCAAAGCACACGTAACGAAATTGAAAATGCTTTAAAGAAGTTAAAGCAGGAAGGTATGCAACAATTAATACTTGATTTGCAAGGCAATGGCGGCGGTTACGTACAGGCAGCTTTAGGCGTTGCAGATGAGTTTCTTAAACGTGACCAGCTGGTTTATTATGTTATGACGCAGGATAAAGGCAAGGATTATTACTATGCTTCGCAGTCTGGTACTTCATGGAGCGGAAAATTAGCCGTGTTGATAGATCAAAACACAGCTTCGGCCAGTGAGATACTTGCCGGGTCACTGCAAGACTGGGATAGGGGAGTGATAGTTGGCCGCCGCAGTTTTGGTAAAGGGCTTACACAACAGCCAATTGCTTTACCTGACAGCTCTGTGCTTGAATTGACTTCTGGTCGTTTATATACCCCTGCCGGCAGATCGGTTCAAAAACCATATAAAGGGGTAAACTACCAAGCAGATATTAGCAACAGATACACTACGGGTGAATTATTTAAGGAAACGAGTCAACCAAAACCAGATTCACTAAAATTTAAAACATTGGTTAACAAGCGCACCATTTACGCAGGTGGCGGTATTACGCCGGATAAGTTTGTGCCGTTAGATACTTTGCAAGAAGCATCATGGCTTAAGTCATTAGCATCAGAAGGTTTCGTAAATGAGGCATCGTGGAAAATTGCTGACACACAACGCCAGCAGATTAAAAATACCTATCCGGATATCCAATCATTTGCTGCAGGTTACAAAGTGCCTAAGTATATAATTAACGGCATTGTGAAAGCTGCCGAGCAAAAGGGGCTTAAACCATCGAAAGAATATAAAAAACGCTTGATTGATCTGTTAGCTCTTGAAATAAAAGGCCAGGTAGCTAATCAGGTTTATGTGGGCAGAGAAAACTATTTGCGCATTATTAATACTGAAAATACCAGCATAAAAGAGGCGCAAAAAATACTGGATAATACACAACTATACAATGCCTACCTGCAAGGTAAAACGCTGGCAAGCACCGGTAATTAA
- a CDS encoding DEAD/DEAH box helicase, which yields MAWLDKLKLKKGLVQSLNEAGFVAPKEIQQKTLARINGGQDVIVVGPEGCGKTTTYILATLNKFNYTPDGVPKVLILVPDKEKVEEVIAKISQINKNKTLSIVPLFAAPGTEAQMNALADGADIVVATPDRARAIYLKLGLDVNKIELLVIDDAELVVKQGLQLPVAELAHSIPKCQHLVFTEVMHERLNKMITPFMKQPATVEVEEIGEPQFEMHPQLLYLLPNFGTKVNLLNLFMQDEEIFTKVVLFVNTRPTAEKLYKTLHDRKNTVALLNPWFFEMDGFASLHEFKNSTTRVLIVVNDGEQKLDLDDIPFLIHFELPGEKETYISRVAKDSSDVEDEIMAITFATDLELTAVKKIEQATGQKIPLGELPGDLIIEKERSYADAAEKKVAKTKADDDAPGAAFHQKKASNAKTYNYGAGLKAKMTNKKKH from the coding sequence ATGGCGTGGTTAGATAAATTAAAGCTGAAAAAAGGGTTGGTACAATCTTTAAATGAAGCAGGTTTTGTAGCTCCTAAAGAAATTCAGCAAAAAACGTTGGCGCGTATTAACGGCGGTCAGGACGTAATAGTGGTTGGCCCCGAAGGTTGCGGTAAAACCACAACATATATATTAGCCACGCTCAACAAGTTTAACTATACCCCTGATGGCGTGCCCAAAGTTTTAATACTGGTACCCGATAAAGAAAAGGTAGAAGAGGTTATTGCTAAAATCAGTCAGATCAATAAAAATAAAACGCTTTCTATAGTTCCATTATTTGCAGCACCTGGCACAGAAGCACAGATGAATGCCCTGGCAGATGGTGCAGATATTGTGGTTGCAACACCCGACAGGGCGCGTGCTATTTACCTGAAACTTGGCCTTGATGTAAATAAGATAGAATTGCTGGTTATTGATGATGCAGAACTGGTTGTTAAACAAGGTTTGCAATTACCCGTTGCTGAACTGGCTCATAGCATCCCTAAATGCCAGCACCTTGTTTTTACAGAAGTAATGCATGAGCGTTTGAATAAAATGATAACGCCTTTCATGAAACAGCCGGCCACTGTTGAGGTTGAAGAAATAGGGGAGCCGCAGTTTGAAATGCACCCGCAATTGTTATACCTGCTGCCTAACTTTGGTACCAAAGTGAACCTGCTGAACCTGTTTATGCAAGATGAAGAAATTTTTACCAAAGTAGTGCTGTTTGTAAACACCCGCCCAACAGCAGAAAAACTTTACAAAACCTTGCATGACCGGAAAAATACAGTTGCTTTGTTAAACCCCTGGTTTTTCGAGATGGATGGCTTTGCATCTCTGCATGAGTTTAAAAATTCAACCACCCGTGTATTAATTGTGGTTAACGATGGAGAACAGAAGCTGGATCTGGATGATATCCCTTTCCTGATTCATTTTGAATTGCCGGGTGAAAAAGAAACTTATATCAGCCGAGTGGCGAAAGATTCGTCGGATGTTGAAGACGAAATCATGGCCATTACATTTGCTACAGATCTTGAACTAACTGCAGTAAAAAAAATTGAGCAAGCCACCGGCCAGAAAATTCCATTGGGCGAGTTGCCGGGAGATTTGATTATTGAAAAAGAACGATCGTATGCTGATGCCGCTGAAAAGAAAGTTGCCAAAACAAAAGCAGATGACGATGCCCCCGGAGCCGCTTTTCATCAAAAGAAGGCCAGCAATGCTAAAACATACAATTACGGCGCTGGTTTAAAAGCCAAAATGACCAATAAGAAGAAGCATTAA
- a CDS encoding LytR/AlgR family response regulator transcription factor, whose amino-acid sequence MLKVLIVDDEPLARQQLVSYVERLPFLQLAGTALNPVAAKAILNNNPVDLILLDVQMPQMTGIEFLRTENVIQQVILITAFPEYAIEGFDLAVADYLLKPVTFERFAKACERALGNVSSIAGVNLLKQQPGYLYVKCDQRLEKIYIADIHYIEAMANYVNIFSSARKYTVYSSLKGIEAQLPESGFIRTHKSYLVARAYISSIGLQYVKIGEIDIPLSRAHRKAVIESTRCQ is encoded by the coding sequence ATGCTTAAAGTACTGATTGTAGATGATGAACCGCTGGCAAGGCAACAGCTTGTTTCCTATGTAGAAAGGCTGCCTTTTCTGCAATTGGCAGGTACAGCGCTTAATCCCGTTGCGGCTAAAGCGATACTGAATAATAATCCGGTTGATTTGATATTGTTGGATGTACAAATGCCACAGATGACAGGTATTGAATTTCTGCGTACAGAGAACGTTATACAACAAGTCATTTTAATCACCGCATTTCCGGAGTATGCAATAGAGGGTTTCGACCTGGCGGTTGCTGACTACTTGCTCAAACCGGTAACTTTTGAACGCTTTGCAAAAGCCTGTGAACGGGCGCTTGGTAACGTAAGCAGTATAGCGGGAGTAAACCTGCTGAAACAACAACCCGGCTATTTGTATGTGAAATGTGATCAGCGTTTAGAAAAAATCTACATAGCTGACATCCATTACATAGAAGCAATGGCCAATTATGTAAACATTTTTTCTTCCGCGCGCAAGTATACTGTTTACTCCAGCCTGAAAGGTATTGAAGCGCAGCTTCCTGAAAGTGGTTTTATACGTACCCATAAATCATACCTTGTAGCGAGAGCTTATATTAGTAGTATAGGGCTGCAGTATGTTAAGATTGGAGAAATTGATATCCCGCTAAGCAGGGCACACAGGAAAGCAGTTATTGAAAGTACCCGGTGCCAGTGA